The DNA region ACGTGCTTTGCGTACAAGAACACTGTTACAGAATTAGAGCGTCTGCTGTTATTCTGAAATGAGTCCACCTCATCACGAAACAAATTCTGCAATGGACATTCTGGGGGTACCTACGATTCCTTTGCACGGTACTAGTACTACGTAATTACAGCGAGCACAAAGTTCATAGACAACGATCTGAAAACCTCCACTCAAGTGACAACCCTACCCATCAAGATTCAGATATCCTTCAACAAATATACAGAAAGACAGGCCTATAACCATCAAATTGATGCTGTATGCATCCAAAAAACCAAGCATCGCATCTATCGATCGTTTCCGAGCAATCGCCGTCGGCATCCGTCAGCGCGCCATGCCGAGCGAGCCGTCCTTCATGAGGCTGTTGCTCAGCGTCTTGAACCGCTCCCTCGAGTACTGCCGCGACGCCTTCCTCCAGTCCGTCCCGGCCTTCATCATCGCCACGAACTCGTCGAAGCTGATCCGCCCGTCCTGCGCGACCGGCGACCACAGGGCATATGCTCAGATTATGCACTGTTGCGGAATTCGGATTGCCCGATGAGTGACTGGTGTACCTTGTCGGTGTCGACTTCCCGGAGGACGTTGTTGAGCGCGGCCTCGTCGGTGTGGCCATTCTCGTCGGCGAGCGCGTCGGCCAGCTCGGCGCGCTCGATGTAGCCGCTGCTGTCCTTGTCGAAGAAGAGGAACGCCGTGCGGAGGTGGCCGTCGTTGGAGAGCCGCTGCAGGTGGATGGTGATCGCCACGAACTCGCCGTAGTCCAGGTACCCGTTGCCGTTCACGTCGGCCTGGTCGAATCGGTGGTGGTTAAAGATCGAGGTGGCCCGACGATTAGATGAGATCAGCAATGAGGAAGCAAGGATCATGCTGCGTGCTTACGGCCTCCATGAGCAGCTCCATCTCCGGCTCGGCGAGCTTGGACCCCACCTTCCTGAGCCCGACCTTGAGCTCCTGCAGCGTCACCCTGCCGTCCTTGTCCGTGTCCATGAGCGCGAACATGTCCCGGAtcacctccacctcctccaccgacAGGTGCTCCGCGATCACCCGCATCGCCTTCTTCTTCAGCTTGTTCATGGCCGAGAACTGCTGCAGCCGCGCGCGCACGACGTCGCCCAGCGGCACGTTCGGCGCCTTCCGCGCGTTCTGCAGCCACGGGTGCTCTGCCCGGCCGCGCACGCCACCAGATCATCATCAGGATCCATGGAGACGACACGGCAGAGGAAGCAACGCAAGCGAAGAGGAGAGCGACCTACCGAGCACCTGCTGCGCGGTGGGGCGCTTCCTGGGGTCCATCTGGAGCATCTGGCGGACGAGGCTCTTGGCGCCCTCGGAGATCCGGGGCCAGGGCTCGCGCTGCAGGTCCAGGCTGCCGCGGAGGATGGCGCGCGCCACGCCCTGCTCCGTCTCCGCCCAGAAGGGCGGCACGCCGCAGAGGAGGATGTACAGGATCACGCCGGCGCTCCAGATGTCCACCTCCGGCCCGTAGTTCCGCCGGAGCACCTCCGGCGCCATGTAGTACGGGCTGCCCACGATCTCCGTGAACCGCTCGCCTGTTTCGCAAGCATCCACAAAAAAAACACTTCATAAGCATCGTCATCAACCGAAATTGATCATAAACTGTCTAGTATTTGTCTGGTGAAAGTAGCAGCCACGAAGCTGCTGAAGAAATTTgtgccaagacgtcccaaagcGTGGACTTTTTCGTCAGTTTTTCATTTTCAGATATTTTTTGCCAACGTAGTAGCTTGATCTGTTTCGCTGCTGTGATCGCTAGCTGCAGCCACGGTTTCAACTGAGCCTCTTTCACTGGAAACGTCAGGCGCAGCAGATTCCAAGAAAAAAGAAATGGGCTTTCTCAGTCGGCAGGACTTGTTCTTTGCTGCAGTGTTTTCTTCATGCAGTCAGCAGCGATGCTGCTATAGGTTTGGCTATATCAAGGAAGTGAAGAACTGGTATTTACCTGCCATGCACATTTTCTTGCCTACAATTCTTTGGG from Panicum hallii strain FIL2 chromosome 9, PHallii_v3.1, whole genome shotgun sequence includes:
- the LOC112875438 gene encoding calcium-dependent protein kinase 9-like; this encodes MGNVCFCGTTSTSPDQPEAASAKAAPQGATKRPSTPPSSQGTSQEPSPRAKPKPRPKAKPKANPYDWAPPPGQQGASRGGGGATAARVLDGVVPHHPRLRVTDKYHLGRELGRGEFGVTRLATDRATRERLACKSIPKRRLRTAVDVADVRREVAIMASLPDHPALVRLRAAYEDAEAVHLVMELCDGGELFDRIVARGRYTERAAAAAARTVAEVVRACHAHGVMHRDLKPENFLYAGKSEEAQLKAIDFGLSVFFKPGERFTEIVGSPYYMAPEVLRRNYGPEVDIWSAGVILYILLCGVPPFWAETEQGVARAILRGSLDLQREPWPRISEGAKSLVRQMLQMDPRKRPTAQQVLEHPWLQNARKAPNVPLGDVVRARLQQFSAMNKLKKKAMRVIAEHLSVEEVEVIRDMFALMDTDKDGRVTLQELKVGLRKVGSKLAEPEMELLMEAADVNGNGYLDYGEFVAITIHLQRLSNDGHLRTAFLFFDKDSSGYIERAELADALADENGHTDEAALNNVLREVDTDKDGRISFDEFVAMMKAGTDWRKASRQYSRERFKTLSNSLMKDGSLGMAR